Proteins from one Gossypium raimondii isolate GPD5lz chromosome 8, ASM2569854v1, whole genome shotgun sequence genomic window:
- the LOC128043041 gene encoding secreted RxLR effector protein 161-like yields the protein MIDVKLDVQSTASSFHLPLDECPKTAEEREYMSNGPYDSVVGSLMYVIFYTCLDICFAVEMITRYQVNLGLKHWQAVKHILRYLKRTRDYMLIYSDENLTPVRYTDSDFQTYKDLRKSMSGNVFVLGRGAIIWRSVKITCTANSTMEVEYVVASEATKEAISLQKFLTDLIVIPGMKKAITLYCDNSVAIANTKETRSHRGTKHIDRKYHLIREAVVEGIVNVLKVASEDNNLADLFTKTLVTRSFNKDIEDM from the coding sequence ATGATCGATGTGAAGCTAGACGTTCAGTCGACTGCATCAAGTTTTCATCTTCCTTTAGATGAATGTCCTAAGACAGCGGAAGAAAGAGAGTATATGAGTAACGGTCCATATGATTCGGTAGTTGGAAGCCTTATGTATGTGATTTTTTACACATGCCTAGATATCTGTTTCGCAGTAGAAATGATTACTCGATATCAGGTGAATCTAGGTCTCAAGCATTGGCAAGCTGTAAAGcatatattaaggtatcttaaaagaaCTAGGGATTATATGCTTATTTATTCCGATGAGAACCTTACTCCTGTCAGATACACAGACTCAGACTTCCAAACCTATAAAGATTTGAGGAAATCGATGTCAGGAAATGTATTCGTTCTAGGTCGTGGAGCCATAATATGGAGAAGTGTAAAAATAACTTGCACTGCTAACTCTACTATGGAGGTTGAGTATGTGGTTGCTTCTGAGGCAACGAAAGAAGCAATATCGCTTCAAAAGTTCTTAACCGATCTTATAGTCATTCCTGGTATGAAAAAAGCTATAACATTGTATTGTGATAACAGTGTTGCAATAGCTAATACCAAGGAAACGAGAAGTCACAGGGGTACGAAACACATTGATCGGAAATATCACTTGATAAGAGAGGCAGTAGTTGAAGGAATTGTAAATGTACTGAAAGTAGCTTCTGAAGATAATAACCTTGCGGATCTATTTACTAAGACTCTTGTaactaggagttttaacaaaGACATCGAGGATATGTGA